The proteins below come from a single Mytilus edulis chromosome 5, xbMytEdul2.2, whole genome shotgun sequence genomic window:
- the LOC139523175 gene encoding uncharacterized protein yields MKMLFLYGNYHQGDQVFGNESRGRQCMANCVVFSALSETKPLHLWTQEKLKIIMHIGDEMYKYVRQHCGVTHDFLLYNDIPKHFSFLGQKYVLMKEVSYGGTLTKTIFYENNFSMALEFAFNLILSSSNSKYSAILIFCDSAISVRKRNNEYYLFDPHSRCRNGLPIPDGACHISKYENLSALCSFIRDLACSLSSQNLEQIVYEMIRVEVKTPLNARGKKFCVFSFNVLARNQVRLSEKECSNEQQTVQVTCHSDVLDKKRKRIPSSHSIPQKRSKLDEEALTNDIVKKFSLSVLEGPLYVCSSCSQTWFKEGVVRMSTVKSSFKLLEKCKSGIKSVNNIEWVCLTCKRHLVSGKIPECSVGNNMKFPPIPNELLGLTNLEQRLISPRIPFMSIRQQPRGGQLCMKGNVVNVPADINKTVRVLPRTLDNDETVFVKLKRKISFKHSVAQEMIRPNRVIDAVKLLTSKNLFKSEGIHIDSNWSLESRSNETCEMPPSEADTGIHNLSNDDCDSWDEEQNHENQPSGNLDTMLNPIGFRQYKQVLNIAPGEGNTPLGIFQDYNSEFLAFPSIYCGETRMPNNLRLVPLHYSTISKWELRNVDRRVAMSIPNIFFKMKKLQIKYIQDRIQLAIRKCKLQGKKITVHDVLAPGAVDNLIKHNEGYQILRQIRGSTAYWEVAKKDLFGMIRQLGIPHFFVSLSAAETKWKNLLITLGKLVNKKEYSTSDIDEMSWQDKCHLINSDPVTCVRYFDYRVQKFLHSVMMSPLEPIGKIQDYFYRVEFQQRGSPHIHMVVWVVDGPELGKATSEEITSFVDKHVTCAKDETMTELINYQTHRHARTCRKKGNSVCRFNFPIPPMSKTTLLQPIDSETDVKFISTCKKNCNKILDKLDEMKYGSEISFEEFLDELKLTNEEYCNAVRSSLKRAKLFLKRNPSEIRINSYNSIMLKCWQANIDVQFVLDPYSCASYIVSYISKGQRGMSNLMYRASQEAKENNMDLKHQMRHISNQFLTHVEVSAQEAAYFVLQLPMRRSSRSFLFLNTGPPSERITLLKSLAKLEEMSSTSTNVEADNVVKRYQRRPKELLKLCLADFASWYDVSYPKKNKPCKSDKLNALSELPEVDDNDCLEDDPQHENVEDPQEEEPLVLLDSFDHMQSCPDKEICMSDGGILKKRKTQKILKYVRFNKDHNTENYYRELIMLFHPWVNEERDIPDSYSLLKQLYAQNSVCIEKQKKLYERNRGLIEQVESYNGDQNNFDDNMNTEFMPENLHAEENDRSKGLTLSEKYGCFDPGRPEQYDVGLDIGITRKQIGDDDCLMKMPENDYRELVRNLNDEQKRYFYHVLHWFKTKDEPVYNFLSGGAGVGKSVLIRAIYQGLLRILNMAPGSNPDDVKVLLCAPTGKAAHNIGGNTIHSTFCIPVSRGFSYKPLAMEQLNTYRLKYKNLKVVIIDEISMVGCKMFNFINGRLQEIMGYNRQFGGVSIIAVGDLYQLKPVMDSWIFHNTATEYGDLAANLWQDNFSLYELKTIMRQKGDLEFAELLNRLREGHHTHSDIDTLKSRLVETETGSLSSMPHLFTTCAEVDTFNEYVFSQTSSKSDTIECIDSVTGDLSETLHDDALKRVPNDPSKTMGLYKNLKIAEGLQIEINLNINIEDGLTNGAAGKVMLLDYRIVNSNRCSIIWVLFDDMGIGKDQRRQFQYLRNDQIDKTWTPIFEVTRKFLINNNQSYQILRRQFPIRLAAAKTIHKSQGSTVNNLVAHLGRRKNDHMHYVAFSRVRSLEGLHILHLSEDKISVSIDVTVEMDRMRSTTKVLNSVIELPDPQTWLNILCHNVRSLHLHIKDVKEESYLSSCDLIGITESRLKQEEADSCVAITGFATLYRHDSVSNSLIRPHHGSVVYSKHQLSSTYKGRPGGIEITSAVIVKQNTRVRVIFLYCPPKVSTLNNFSIMMQSVSSLIEEKTILMGDFNVDIQNNCSLINLMKTYGFNQLIEEVTTDYNTALDLIFVNFIDNNAKSGVLECYYSDHKPIFICLPM; encoded by the coding sequence ATGAAGATGTTGTTCTTATATGGCAATTACCATCAAGGTGATCAGGTTTTTGGGAATGAATCACGGGGAAGACAATGTATGGCTAATTGTGTAGTGTTCTCGGCATTGTCTGAAACAAAACCTCTACACTTGTGGAcacaagaaaaattgaaaataataatgcACATAGGGGATGAAATGTACAAATATGTTCGTCAACATTGTGGTGTAACACATGACTTTTTGTTGTATAACGACATTCCTAAACACTTCAGTTTCTTGGGACAAAAATATGTATTGATGAAAGAAGTATCGTATGGAGGTACAttgacaaaaacaattttttatgaaaataatttttctaTGGCTCTGGAATTTGCTTTCAACCTTATCCTAAGTTCTAGTAATTCCAAATATAGTGCAATACTTATTTTCTGTGACTCAGCAATATCAGTTagaaaaagaaataatgaatATTACTTGTTTGACCCCCACAGTCGTTGCAGAAATGGTCTTCCAATACCAGACGGAGCTTgccatatttcaaaatatgaaaacttaTCTGCACTGTGCAGCTTCATACGTGATCTTGCCTGCTCTTTGAGCAGCCAAAATTTAGAACAGATTGTATACGAAATGATTAGAGTTGAGGTTAAAACCCCTCTTAATGCACGTGGTAAAAAATTTTGTGTTTTCAGCTTCAATGTTCTTGCCCGAAACCAAGTCAGATTATCTGAAAAAGAATGTTCAAATGAACAACAAACAGTTCAAGTTACCTGTCATTCAGATGTactagataaaaaaagaaaacgcaTACCAAGCTCTCATTCTATTCCACAAAAGCGAAGCAAGCTTGATGAGGAAGCTTTAACAAacgatattgttaaaaaattcaGTTTGTCAGTACTAGAGGGTCCTTTGTATGTTTGTAGCTCCTGTAGTCAAACATGGTTTAAAGAAGGTGTAGTACGCATGAGTACTGTCAAAAGTAGCTTTAAATTGCTTGAAAAGTGCAAATCTGGTATAAAATCAGTAAACAATATTGAATGGGTATGTCTCACATGTAAACGACACTTGGTGTCTGGAAAAATACCTGAATGTTCTGTTGGTAACAATATGAAATTTCCTCCTATACCAAATGAACTGCTTGGCTTGACAAACTTAGAGCAAAGACTTATATCCCCAAGAATCCCATTCATGTCAATACGTCAACAACCAAGGGGAGGTCAGCTATGCATGAAAGGTAATGTTGTTAATGTACCTGCAGATATTAACAAAACTGTTAGAGTATTACCACGCACTTTAGATAATGATGAAACAGTGTTTGTAAAATTGAAACGCAAGATATCATTCAAACATAGTGTTGCTCAAGAAATGATCAGACCTAATAGGGTGATTGATGCAGTTAAGTTGCTAACTAGTAAGAATTTGTTTAAATCTGAAGGTATACATATTGATTCAAACTGGTCCTTAGAAAGTCGTTCtaatgaaacatgtgaaatgccTCCATCTGAGGCAGATACTGGTATACATAATTTGTCAAATGATGATTGCGATAGTTGGGATGAAGAGCAGAATCATGAAAATCAACCAAGTGGCAATTTAGACACTATGCTCAATCCGATAGGATTTAGGCAATATAAACAAGTTTTAAATATTGCACCTGGTGAAGGAAATACTCCCCTTGGCATATTCCAAGATTATAACAGTGAATTCTTAGCCTTTCCATCAATATACTGTGGTGAAACTCGAATGCCAAACAATTTGAGGCTTGTGCCTTTACATTACAGTACAATAAGTAAGTGGGAGCTGCGTAATGTAGATAGAAGAGTTGCTATGTCCATCCcaaatattttcttcaaaatgaaaaaGCTACAGATTAAATATATACAAGACCGAATTCAATTAGCCATCAGAAAATGCAAATTGCAGGGAAAGAAAATAACTGTTCACGACGTACTAGCTCCTGGAGCTGTTGATAATTTAATTAAACATAATGAAGGCTATCAAATCCTAAGACAAATAAGAGGTTCAACTGCTTACTGGGAAGTTGCTAAGAAGGATTTGTTTGGTATGATAAGACAACTAGGGATTCCACATTTCTTTGTTTCACTCTCAGCAGCAGAAACTAAATGGAAAAATTTGTTGATAACCCTGGGAAAGTTAGTAAACAAAAAAGAATATTCAACATCAGATATTGATGAAATGTCCTGGCAAGATAAGTGCCATCTAATTAATTCAGATCCGGTAACTTGTGTTAGGTATTTTGATTATAGAGTACAAAAATTCCTACACAGTGTAATGATGAGTCCTTTAGAACCAATTGGGAAGATACAGGATTATTTTTACCGGGTTGAATTTCAGCAAAGGGGCTCACCTCATATTCATATGGTAGTTTGGGTTGTTGATGGACCTGAGTTAGGAAAAGCAACATCTGAAGAAATAACATCATTTGTAGACAAGCATGTTACTTGTGCAAAAGATGAGACAATGACTGAATTAATCAATTATCAAACCCATCGACATGCACGTACATGTAGAAAGAAAGGTAATTCTGTTTGTCGATTCAATTTTCCAATTCCTCCTATGAGCAAGACCACTCTTTTGCAACCTATAGATTCAGAAACTGACGTTAAATTCATATCCACATGTAAAAagaattgtaataaaatattagaTAAACTTGATGAGATGAAATATGGCAGTGAAATATCTTTCGAAGAGTTCTTGGATGAGTTGAAATTGACTAATGAGGAATATTGTAATGCAGTAAGGTCTTCTTTGAAAAGAGCTAAATTATTTCTGAAAAGGAACCCTTCAGAAATAAGAATAAATTCCTACAATTCAATTATGTTGAAATGCTGGCAAGCCAATATAGATGTACAGTTTGTACTTGATCCATATTCTTGTGCTTCATACATAGTCTCATACATCAGTAAAGGTCAAAGAGGGATGTCCAATTTAATGTACAGGGCTTCCCAAGAAGCTAAAGAAAACAATATGGACTTGAAACACCAAATGCGTCATATTTCAAATCAGTTCTTAACACATGTTGAAGTTAGTGCCCAGGAAGCAGCTTACTTTGTTTTACAATTGCCCATGCGAAGATCATCCCGTAGTTTTTTATTTCTTAACACTGGTCCTCCTAGCGAGCGTATAACTCTGTTGAAATCTCTTGCTAAACTTGAAGAAATGTCTAGTACCTCAACAAATGTTGAAGCAGACAATGTTGTTAAAAGATACCAGCGACGACCAAAGGAACTGCTAAAGTTATGCCTGGCAGATTTTGCCTCCTGGTATGATGTATCTTATCCTAAAAAGAACAAGCCATGCAAATCTGATAAACTGAATGCATTGTCAGAATTACCAGAGGTAGATGACAATGACTGTTTGGAAGATGACCCCCAACATGAAAATGTAGAAGATCCACAGGAGGAAGAACCTTTAGTCTTGCTAGATTCGTTTGATCACATGCAAAGTTGCCCTGACAAGGAGATCTGTATGTCAGATGGTGGAATACTGAAAAAACGCAAGACTCAAAAAATACTGAAGTATGTTAGATTCAATAAAGATCATAACACTGAGAACTATTACCGTGAATTGATAATGTTATTCCATCCATGGGTAAATGAAGAGAGAGACATCCCTGATTCGTACAGTTTACTCAAACAATTGTATGCTCAGAATTCAGTATGtattgaaaaacagaaaaaactatATGAGAGAAACCGAGGCTTGATTGAGCAGGTTGAAAGTTATAATGGAGATCAGAATAATTTTGATGACAATATGAATACAGAGTTTATGCCTGAAAATTTGCATGCAGAAGAAAATGATAGATCTAAAGGTTTAACTTTATCAGAAAAGTATGGCTGTTTTGATCCTGGGAGACCTGAACAATATGATGTCGGCCTTGATATAGGtataacaagaaaacaaataggTGATGATGACTGTTTGATGAAAATGCCCGAAAATGACTATAGGGAATTAGTAAGGAATTTAAACGATGAACAAAAAAGGTACTTCTACCATGTTTTGCATTGGTTTAAAACCAAAGATGAACCGGTGTACAACTTTTTGTCAGGTGGTGCAGGTGTTGGAAAATCAGTTTTGATAAGAGCAATTTATCAGGGCCTTCTAAGAATTTTGAACATGGCTCCAGGTTCTAATCCAGATGATGTTAAAGTTCTTCTATGTGCTCCAACAGGCAAAGCTGCTCACAACATTGGTGGTAATACTATACATTCAACCTTTTGTATACCTGTCAGCAGAGGGTTTTCATACAAACCTTTAGCTATGGAACAGCTCAATACCTAcagattgaaatataaaaatcttAAAGTGGttataattgatgaaatatctaTGGTAGGTTGTAAGATGTTTAATTTCATTAATGGTAGGCTTCAGGAAATAATGGGATACAATCGACAGTTCGGTGGAGTTAGTATAATTGCTGTTGGTGACTTGTATCAGTTGAAACCAGTGATGGACAGTTGGATATTTCACAACACTGCAACAGAATATGGAGATTTGGCAGCAAATTTATGGCAAGATAACTTTAGTTTGtatgaattgaaaacaataatGCGCCAAAAAGGAGATCTTGAGTTTGCTGAATTACTTAACAGGTTAAGAGAAGGTCACCATACACATTCAGATATAGATACTCTAAAATCTAGATTAGTTGAAACAGAAACTGGTAGTTTATCTTCTATGCCACATCTATTTACTACTTGCGCAGAAGTTGACACATTCAATGAGTATGTTTTCTCACAAACTAGTTCAAAAAGTGACACAATTGAATGTATAGATTCAGTGACAGGTGACTTATCAGAAACATTACATGATGATGCTCTGAAGAGAGTACCAAATGATCCTAGTAAAACAATGGGTTTGTACAAAAACTTGAAAATTGCTGAAGGCCTGCAGattgaaattaatttgaatataaatattgaaGATGGTTTAACCAATGGAGCTGCAGGAAAGGTTATGTTATTGGACTATAGAATTGTAAATTCAAATAGATGTAGTATTATATGGGTGTTGTTTGATGACATGGGCATAGGAAAAGACCAGAGACGTCAGTTTCAATACTTGAGAAATGACCAAATTGACAAAACATGGACACCTATATTTGAAGTTACAAGGAAATTCCTTATAAACAACAATCAGTCATATCAAATACTTCGTCGTCAGTTTCCTATACGCTTGGCTGCTGCCAAAACCATTCATAAATCACAAGGATCAACTGTAAACAATTTAGTCGCCCATTTGGGAAGGAGGAAAAATGATCACATGCACTATGTAGCATTTAGCCGAGTTCGAAGTCTTGAAGGATTGCATATACTGCATCTCTCAGAAGATAAGATTTCTGTTAGCATTGATGTAACAGTTGAAATGGACAGAATGCGTTCAACAACCAAGGTGTTAAACTCTGTAATTGAACTTCCAGATCCACAGACTTGGTTAAACATACTTTGCCATAATGTACGATCTTTGCACTTACATATCAAAGATGTAAAAGAGGAGAGTTACTTGAGTTCCTGTGACTTAATTGGCATAACTGAATCTCGGTTAAAACAAGAAGAGGCTGATTCTTGTGTTGCTATAACAGGTTTTGCCACACTATACAGACATGATTCTGTTAGTAACTCCTTGATTAGACCCCATCATGGCAGTGTTGTTTATTCAAAGCATCAATTATCAAGTACTTATAAAGGAAGACCTGGAGGCATTGAAATCACATCTGCTGTAATTGTTAAACAAAATACAAGAGTGCGAGTAATATTCTTGTACTGTCCTCCAAAAGTTTCAACTCTGAACAACTTCAGTATTATGATGCAGTCTGTTTCTTCCTTAATTGAAGAGAAAACAATTCTAATGGGAgacttcaatgttgacattcaaAATAACTGCTCCCTGATAAATTTAATGAAAACCTATGGATTCAATCAGCTCATTGAAGAAGTCACTACAGATTACAATACTGCATTGGATTTAATCTTTGTGAACTTCATTGATAACAATGCTAAGTCAGGTGTTTTGGAATGTTATTATTCAGATCATAAACCAATTTTCATATGTTTACCAATGTAA